The Symphalangus syndactylus isolate Jambi chromosome 6, NHGRI_mSymSyn1-v2.1_pri, whole genome shotgun sequence genome contains the following window.
TGAACAAGGCCACCAAACCTGCAGCAATGAACAAAGTTCCAATCACCAAATAAGTAAAGAGGGGAGCCACCACGAACCCGGTGAGGGCATCGAGATTTTGGTTTCCAACATAGCACAGGCCAGTCAGTTCATCTGCATCCACCAGTCTCATAATCAAGATGACAATGGTTTTCACTGCGGGgatggcccaggctgcaatgtggAAATAAGAGCTGTGCATTTCAATGGCTTCGTGACCCCATTTGAGTCCTGCTGCCAAAAACCAAGTGAGTGTCAGAATAACCCACCAAATGGAGCTGGCCATTCCAAAAAAGTACATCAGCAAGAAAATTATTGCACATCCTGTGTTCTTAAGTCCTTCTTGGATGAGAACAGGTTCTGCTGCCTCTTCAAAATCACAGGATATCCTTTCCCGGCCTACAGTCAGCCTGACAATATAAGCAATGCTATAAATATTATAGCACATACTGAGAAATATGATGGGGCGCTCAGGgtaggaaaacctagaagaatcGATCAGGAAGGTCAGTACTGTGAAGGCAGTGGAGATGAAGCACAGGCTGGCCCACACAGCCATCCAGATATCGGTGAACTCCTTGGCTGAGCGGCTGTATAAGCCAGCATCATAGCCACACTTGAGCACACAGTTCAGGCTCCTTTTCACCCAGATGTACTGATCAGAATTGGTTCCCACAGAGTGACACTCTTCCCCAGGCTGGATGGGGGTTTTGTGAGGTAAGGGCACCTCTTCATCACCTGGCCCTTCCATGCACATGTGGTTGTGGTCGTTCTGTGGTGGGAATTTGCTGCAGTTCAGACTCTCTGGCCAGGCAAATCCAAATTCCTTCAGGACGGGTTCACAGCGTCTCTTGACTGAAAGACACATGCCGCCGCATGGGCCAATGGGGATGTTGATCTTCTCTGTGCACATtggcacataaacagaacaaaggAAGAACTGGAAAAGTAacaaaatgaacaacaacaacaacaaaaaacaatgactTGGAAGTTTGACCAAATGCTCCCACAAAGCTGAGTTGAATGCTTCCAGGCAATGTAGGTATCTACTTTTAAACCAACCTATGGGGAgtctgtctgtttactctgaccTCAAACAAGGGTGCCTGATAATCCATCATTACACACTTTTCTTAGTTTGGCTTTAGTAATCCTTTCCAGAAGaatgtacataaataaataaataaaataaatagggtcTGAAGAATTGCATAAGCCCTCTTTGCACAACACttgaaataaatcttaaaaaactGGCTTTCAATCTCCTTCCATTTtcaaaactatttgaaaaagcTAAAGAAACTAATACGACTCATTTAGGTGGTTTATTTTTATCCccgtttatcattttaaaaagttaaaaaaaaatgtagatccTGTTAGTATTCTCTTCTCCCtaatttatcctttaaaaatatgtttaaactaGTCCCATACTGAAACAAAAAGTGGCCCAGTTGAGACACTGTTAGACTCAAGGATGGGATGCAGATTGAGGTCTCTGGTCACTAGGGATTTGTTTGGCCAAGTTTCCTCAATGAATAATAATGAAGCACAAtaggaaaatgtaaatgttaaGTCGCTGAAACTGCAATACCAGCAGGGGAGAGTCCAGTTGCTGTCCTCAATTCCTCCAGCATTGATAAACAGTCTGCTTGGCTCCTTACAGATGTTGTCTATGAAGTCTAGAGTTACAAGTAACTATTTTCCAGCATGTAAAGGGATCCAGTCTTGTCCTTCAAAACAGCTTGGCCACTTTCCCCAGGATACatgtgattaaaaatatatatccctgcaAAAGCTGTTTCTCCAACAAATTGCCACTGATGTCAGGATATGTGCTGTTTCCAAACTGAGAGCTGGAGGATCATTTCTTAAGCTTTTATAACCTAGTTCTAAAGTTCTGGAACTTCCAAAGGGATATTTCAGCAGCAACAGGTCTAATCCCTACCATCTTTCCAAAACCACAAACCAAGTTTTAAAATGACCTATGTAAAAACATGCACCTAGTAAGTAAGCTGTATGTCTGTTCATTATCTCTCAGAAGTTACAGCCAGAAccaaagatttcttttcttttctttctttttttttttttttttttgatacggagtttcactcctgtggcccaggctagagagcaatggtgcaatccctgctcactgcaaccttcgcctcctgggttcaagcgattctcctgcctcagcctcctgagtagctgggattacaggcgcatgccaccacgcccggctaatttttgtacttttagtagagacaggatttcaccatgttggtcaggctggtctcgaactcctgacctcgtgatccacccgcctcggcctcccaaagtgctgggattacaggcatgagccaccgcgctcggccagaAACCAGATTTCTGAAGCCTGGACAACTAACTTCTACTTTTTCCCACAACTTCTCtcttttctaaatttctaaaaatcaCCCAGCCTCACCAACCCAAACATAACCAATGttaacactttaaaaattttcctttcagtcttttattatcccaatgaattttttattttgcaggaTTATAATCACCTTGTATATGCAAATTCTTATTACTGTGgaataaacattttctctatCATTACACatgctttacattttttaatgactGCAAAAAAATTTCTTCCAATATACCAACCACCTTCCTGCAGCTTCTTCTCACTCGCCAAGCATTAAACGTGCCTTCAACTCTGAGGATAAGAAAGAACTCAAGCCAACCCAACCACTCCTTCATGCATAACCTCTGAAACCCTGCGGGACGTCGTGAGAAGGGGCTATTCAGCAGAAAAAGGTGCAGTAGTGTTTCATTTCATAACACCCCAAAAATAGTGGGGAGAAGGAAGGTCGGTGAGGGATggtctccttttctctccctccaaGTCTTAGCTGCAGCTGGCTCCCTCCCACTCGCCCACCGAGCAGTGGCGGCCAGAATCCTTGGCAAAGATAACCCTCAGCTCCACTGGGGTTAGGGGTCTGGGCCAGACATGGGTGGGCAAGGGAGAAAAACGGAAGGGCGGGGTGTAAGAGTGGGTTCTTTCCCAGGCCAGATGACTTACACAACGTTTTGGCTTCCAATCCCTGAgaaagtgggggtggggatggaaaTCACTTTTCCAGGAGAGCTGTCTCCTTCGGGCTAGGATGATCAACTTGGCATGGGCTCTGCAAAGTTAGTTTGGGCGTCCCTCCCCAAGGGGTCCcgccaggggtgggggtgggggcgccCACCTGCAGCTGGCTGGAGCAGCCGTACTGGATGAGCGGTGTGAAAGTTGTCAGCTGCAGCTCGGCGTCCGTCTGCAGCTCGTGCCCCACCAGGTTGGGCATCTTGGTCACGTTGTAGCCGAGGTTCTGGCACATGGAGATGCGGATGGGGTCGCAGCGCCGCTCCTCCTCGTCCCCGAAGCCCCGCGCCGGCCCCAAGAGCAGCAGCAACTGCAGGAGCAACCCCAGACTGAGACCGACGCCCCCGGGCGCCCTCGGGACGCTCGGCCCTGCGCCCCGCCAGGCCATGGCCAGCATCGGgggcggcagcggcagcggcggGGGCTGCTCTGGCAGACACCCCCAGTTTGCACGGGGGCGCCGGCTGCCCGCGCTGCTCCCAGCTCCCGGGAAGGGAGTGTGATGCGGCGACGAGGGGGCAGCGGCCGGCTCTCCAGCAGCTGCGCGCGACTGTGTGGGATTTTAGACGTCCCGGGCCGAGGCCGAGGGACAGGCTGCGAGGGTCATGGCTGCAGGGGGCGAACCCACAAGCCGGCGCCGGCCGCGTCCGCTCGGCGTCTCCGCGAGGCCAGCCAGCAGCCAGCGCTGCGCAGCTCTCACCGCCGGAGCCCTGCGCGGCGCTGGAGGCTCGCGGCGCGGCGGCGGGGCGGGACGGACAGCACGCCTCTccaatggccaggcgcggtgggccCCTAGGGGCGaggcggcggggcggggccgcTCTCCCGCTGGAGGGGTCAGGCCCCCGCCCTCCGGCCCCCCCTCCGGCcgccccaccctccctccctcccctagcgccccgccccgcccgcctCCTGTCTCTTGCTTTCCTCCCACCCGGATCTAGGCGCGCAGGGGCCAAGCAGGGACGCAGCCTAGTGGCTCCAGCCGCGCCGTCCTGCCCCCTCCTCCCGCAGGTGAGAAGTGCGCCCTGTTCCATCTGCCccctttcctttctgtctcctttCAGCTGTAACCTAAGCCCGTGGCCATCTCCCCTTCAGGCAGAGAAGCGTACACAAAGAACTGGGGATTTGGATTTACACCGATTGTGGCTTTCAGTcccggctgtgtgaccttgagcaaattgtTCAACCTCTCAGCGTCAGTCTCCTCTGTAAAGTCACTTGGGAGGATTAGAGATAAAGTGTAGAAGACTTAGCACGGTGCCTGGTACTGCGCGAGTCCACAGCTATTTTCACTCCGGACTAGCGGCGATCGGGCCCGGCCTCTCCCCGCCCCCAAACTCGCCCGACCTGCGCCGGGAGCCGCCCACCTCCAGCCGCCAGTGGGGAGGCGCCCCAGAGCTGCGGAGCTGCAGACCCGCCGACGGTCTCGCGCTCTGATTTCCTCACCGTGTGAAATGAAATTCCACAGGGGGATTCGAAAGGAAATGAGACCGGGACTCTCCGTGCTTCTCGGCCCGCCGCCCTTCCTGTCTCGGGGACACGGTTTCTAAATAAGGTTGGGAGGGTGAGAGGGCGGGAGGGGAGAGGCATGACCTGTGCACTGGGGACGAGGAAGGCGCACAACCACCGTGACTCCTCTCTCCCGGCCTCCCgggcaccccctccccaccagcctgcaccccttttttttctttgcttctgcgTCGGTTCCTAGGGATCTGGGGATCGTGCGACCCAGGTTTGAACCCAACTTTCCTGTCTCATTACCAGCCCCCCGCGGCTTTGTGCTGGTCCACCATCTCACTGCTTTCCAGTCGGCCAGTAAACTCCCAGCAGGTGGATTCCTCCACCGTTTACTTGTTGCTTGACTGTCTGTGTTCAAGCTATggtgcctctctgagcctcaaagtGGCCGGCTGAAAAGTAGGGAAGTTCATATCCACCTCACATAGTTGTTCTAAGAGTTCAGTGAGATAATACCTGTAAATCATTTAGCAGTGTCCGACACATAATAAATGCTGAAGAACTTGGtgattggtgtgtgtgtgtgtgtgtgtgtgtgtgtgtttccagaaCAGCTAGGGGAGATCAATTATGGGACAGCCTTCTGCTTTCCACCCTGGTGCTAAAGACAGCTCCAACAGTCCCGGACTGAGGATCTGGGTAAAAGGCTGTTCACCCTCTTCCTGAGATCTTTTTGTCCAACACTTGCCACTGTTTTCTTGGAACTGTTTTATGCATGTTTttatcctcccatttcagccaaTTCTGTGGCATATGGCAGAGGCTAGGTGCAAGTTGGAAGAATGTCTGTGCCACTCATGTGACACTCATATTCTGTCTTGTATTTTTAGTCTTCTTATATTGGCAACGAGACTTGACTGAGAGCAAAAATGGAATCaacttttttttggtatttgGCTCTGTGCCTAGAACTGTGTTGGACACGGAGAAGCTGCATTGTCTCCAGTCATCATCATAAACTCCCAATGAAGGAGGTTCCGTTAGCCCCTAATAGAgactaggaaactgaggctagaaCCAAAGTAATAGAAAATGACAAGACCAACCAAACCAGGGCCCAGAAGAGGCTCTTCAAAGATGGAAGGCAGGGctattttctcagaaaaaaattcccAGCTGGAAATCAATGTACTTAGCAATAGGATTGAATCTCTGTGTGCCTGTGCTGAGAAATGCATGAAACCCTTGGCCTACAGAGATGAATAAACGATCAAATGTAGAGATCAAATAATCTATTAATCATT
Protein-coding sequences here:
- the FZD4 gene encoding frizzled-4, which codes for MLAMAWRGAGPSVPRAPGGVGLSLGLLLQLLLLLGPARGFGDEEERRCDPIRISMCQNLGYNVTKMPNLVGHELQTDAELQLTTFTPLIQYGCSSQLQFFLCSVYVPMCTEKINIPIGPCGGMCLSVKRRCEPVLKEFGFAWPESLNCSKFPPQNDHNHMCMEGPGDEEVPLPHKTPIQPGEECHSVGTNSDQYIWVKRSLNCVLKCGYDAGLYSRSAKEFTDIWMAVWASLCFISTAFTVLTFLIDSSRFSYPERPIIFLSMCYNIYSIAYIVRLTVGRERISCDFEEAAEPVLIQEGLKNTGCAIIFLLMYFFGMASSIWWVILTLTWFLAAGLKWGHEAIEMHSSYFHIAAWAIPAVKTIVILIMRLVDADELTGLCYVGNQNLDALTGFVVAPLFTYLVIGTLFIAAGLVALFKIRSNLQKDGTKTDKLERLMVKIGVFSVLYTVPATCVIACYFYEISNWALFQYSADDSNMAVEMLKIFMSLLVGITSGMWIWSAKTLHTWQKCSNRLLNSGKVKREKRGNGWVKPGKGNETVV